A stretch of Mucilaginibacter terrae DNA encodes these proteins:
- a CDS encoding GNAT family N-acetyltransferase, which translates to MIHPATPNDAPELATFIIMAMGTLANSFVNGRGQHEALLLFERFAAIPGNQYSFQNCLVYSDHEGVKGMICAYNGAKLNQLRQPFLVYIQQQYGFNGIPEDETKEGEYYVDCIGVKPTMRGKGIGKQLIKGLIEQGRTNNWPAIGLLVVKTNHQAQKLYTSLGFKIKGEKKLLGTDNWHMQYNFPKTQS; encoded by the coding sequence ATGATACACCCTGCAACACCAAATGATGCCCCTGAACTTGCCACGTTTATAATAATGGCTATGGGTACGCTGGCCAACTCATTTGTAAACGGCCGTGGGCAGCATGAAGCTCTGCTATTGTTCGAACGTTTTGCCGCCATTCCGGGCAACCAATATAGTTTCCAAAACTGCTTGGTTTATAGTGACCATGAAGGTGTAAAAGGAATGATTTGCGCTTACAACGGCGCAAAACTTAACCAGCTTCGCCAGCCTTTTTTAGTTTATATTCAGCAGCAATATGGGTTCAACGGTATCCCCGAAGATGAAACAAAAGAAGGCGAGTATTATGTTGACTGCATTGGTGTAAAACCAACTATGCGCGGCAAAGGTATTGGCAAGCAGCTAATAAAAGGGTTGATTGAACAAGGACGCACCAATAACTGGCCGGCCATTGGTTTGTTGGTTGTTAAAACCAATCATCAGGCTCAAAAGCTGTATACTTCGCTTGGGTTTAAAATTAAGGGTGAGAAAAAGCTGCTGGGAACCGATAACTGGCACATGCAATATAACTTCCCCAAAACTCAATCTTGA
- a CDS encoding SDR family NAD(P)-dependent oxidoreductase, with the protein MDLQLKNKKALISGSTAGIGYAIALQLAKEGAEVIINGRTTERVEKAVAEIKLESGNNSVSGYTADLTNAEEIKSLVNHIPMVDILINNVAVFEPKAFLDIKDEDWARFYEINVMSGIRLSRAYFGKMLNNNWGRIIFISSESAVQIPEEMIHYGVTKTAQLAVARGLAELTKGTAVTVNSLLPGPTLSEGVGGIIENLAKDQNKTTNQVEADFFKMIRPTSIIQRFLSTGEVANMVAYLVSPLASATNGAAIRAEGGLLKGIL; encoded by the coding sequence ATGGACTTACAATTAAAAAACAAAAAGGCATTGATCAGTGGCTCTACTGCCGGTATAGGTTATGCCATCGCTCTGCAATTAGCCAAAGAAGGTGCCGAAGTTATCATCAATGGCCGCACTACCGAACGGGTAGAGAAAGCGGTAGCTGAAATCAAATTGGAAAGCGGCAATAACAGCGTTAGCGGGTATACTGCCGATTTAACCAATGCCGAAGAAATAAAAAGCCTGGTTAATCATATACCTATGGTCGACATCCTGATCAATAACGTAGCTGTTTTTGAGCCGAAAGCATTTTTGGATATTAAAGATGAGGATTGGGCGCGCTTTTACGAAATAAACGTAATGAGCGGCATTCGTTTATCCCGTGCTTACTTCGGTAAAATGCTGAATAATAACTGGGGGCGAATTATTTTTATATCAAGCGAGTCGGCCGTACAGATCCCCGAAGAAATGATTCACTACGGCGTAACCAAAACTGCGCAGCTGGCCGTAGCCCGCGGACTTGCCGAACTGACCAAAGGTACTGCCGTTACCGTAAACTCCCTATTGCCCGGACCCACCTTATCTGAAGGCGTTGGCGGCATTATTGAAAACCTGGCTAAAGACCAAAATAAAACAACGAACCAGGTTGAGGCAGATTTCTTTAAAATGATTCGGCCTACCTCTATCATACAGCGATTTTTAAGTACTGGTGAAGTAGCCAACATGGTTGCTTACTTAGTAAGCCCACTGGCCTCTGCTACCAACGGTGCCGCAATTAGGGCCGAAGGTGGATTATTAAAGGGAATCTTATAA
- a CDS encoding SDR family oxidoreductase → MNTLDQKTAIITGGNSGIGYATAKLFKSKGANVIITGRNAGAVNDAASELGVTGYISDQGDILAIDKLAEVVKADFGTIDIIFLNAGIANFAPFEQSSEGHFDEIININVKGVFFTLQKLLPLLNNGGSVIFNTSVNASVGMPNSGVYSASKAALIALSRVLATELSSRKIRVNCISPGPVETPVYEKLGLNAEEIAGFSKVLSDKILLKRFGQSQEIAQLAAFLGSDDSSFITGTEMVIDGGLIVNPVV, encoded by the coding sequence ATGAACACATTAGATCAAAAGACAGCGATCATTACCGGCGGAAACAGCGGCATTGGATATGCTACAGCAAAATTATTTAAATCAAAAGGCGCAAACGTTATAATTACAGGCAGAAATGCGGGTGCGGTTAACGACGCAGCCTCTGAATTAGGGGTTACCGGCTATATTTCAGACCAGGGAGATATTTTGGCAATTGATAAGTTGGCAGAGGTGGTAAAAGCTGACTTCGGTACGATCGACATTATTTTTTTAAACGCCGGTATAGCCAATTTTGCGCCTTTTGAGCAATCCAGCGAAGGGCATTTTGATGAGATCATCAACATCAACGTAAAAGGCGTTTTCTTTACGCTTCAGAAATTACTGCCTTTGTTAAACAATGGTGGCTCGGTCATTTTTAATACCTCAGTGAATGCCAGTGTGGGCATGCCCAATTCAGGTGTTTATTCGGCAAGTAAAGCAGCGCTAATTGCCCTGAGCCGTGTGCTTGCAACAGAATTATCGTCCAGGAAAATCCGCGTCAATTGTATATCTCCAGGCCCGGTCGAAACCCCGGTATATGAAAAATTAGGTTTAAATGCAGAAGAAATTGCAGGCTTTAGTAAAGTACTTAGTGACAAGATCTTGTTAAAGCGGTTTGGCCAATCACAGGAAATAGCACAACTGGCAGCTTTCCTGGGCTCAGATGATTCCTCTTTCATTACCGGCACCGAGATGGTGATCGACGGAGGACTGATCGTAAACCCGGTGGTTTAA
- a CDS encoding amidohydrolase yields MKKLLTLSFLAIMLTASAQQKADLIIYNGKIATMAKPGEYKQAIAVKDGLIIGTGSTGHIIKSYKNKATKLINAAGKTVIPGLNDSHMHAIREGLNFNMELRWDGVKTLKRAMEMLKEQAARTPDGAWIKVVGGWNEFQFAEKRQPTIEEINAAVPDKPVFITYLYGKAFLNKKGIEVLGYDKNTNYPGSLVELDKDGNPTGLLYAKETPMAIYRTLALTSKLTPEERINSSEHFYREINSFGITSVVDAAGGAQNYDADYQASLALAKAGKLTVRTAYYLFAQQKGQELADYEKWIKQTHPKQNDHILMANGYAMEGAGENLIASGADFENFLEPRIELSPEMESDLEPVIRLLVKNRWPFRLHATYGESIDRMLNVFEKVNKEIPFNGLRWFFDHAETITDAELARVKALGGGVAVQFRMYYQGELYTKMYGLPKTQLPPIKKMLAMGIPVGMGTDAPRISTYNPWMALHWLLTGKTIGALQFWPKDQVLDKFTALKLYTAGSAWCSGEQDVKGKLIKGMYADMVILSDDYFSANPDKVKHITSLMTVVNGKVVYAAGPYKNLCPPLNKAMPNWSPVNYYGGYQK; encoded by the coding sequence ATGAAAAAATTACTGACCTTATCATTTCTGGCCATCATGCTAACGGCTTCAGCCCAGCAAAAAGCCGACCTTATTATTTACAATGGCAAGATCGCAACGATGGCTAAACCCGGCGAGTATAAACAGGCTATAGCGGTAAAAGATGGTCTGATCATCGGCACAGGAAGTACCGGGCATATTATAAAATCCTACAAAAATAAAGCAACCAAACTAATTAATGCAGCCGGAAAAACAGTAATACCCGGTTTAAATGACAGCCATATGCATGCCATTCGCGAAGGCTTAAATTTTAATATGGAGTTGCGCTGGGACGGGGTAAAGACGTTGAAACGCGCCATGGAGATGCTGAAAGAACAAGCCGCAAGAACGCCTGATGGTGCCTGGATTAAGGTTGTAGGCGGCTGGAATGAATTTCAATTTGCCGAGAAGAGACAACCGACTATAGAGGAGATCAACGCCGCCGTACCAGATAAACCGGTATTTATTACTTACCTGTATGGTAAAGCTTTTTTGAATAAGAAAGGCATCGAGGTATTGGGCTATGATAAAAACACCAACTACCCCGGTAGTTTAGTTGAATTGGATAAGGATGGCAATCCAACCGGCTTACTGTATGCAAAAGAAACGCCGATGGCCATCTACCGTACTTTGGCGCTTACCAGCAAACTTACCCCTGAAGAGCGGATCAACAGTTCTGAACACTTTTACAGGGAGATAAACAGCTTTGGTATAACCAGTGTGGTGGATGCCGCAGGAGGAGCGCAAAATTATGATGCCGATTACCAGGCTTCATTGGCACTGGCCAAGGCGGGTAAACTAACCGTTCGTACGGCATACTATTTATTTGCCCAGCAAAAGGGACAAGAGTTAGCTGACTATGAAAAATGGATCAAACAAACTCATCCTAAGCAGAATGATCATATCCTGATGGCCAACGGCTATGCGATGGAAGGTGCTGGTGAAAACCTTATCGCCTCCGGTGCAGATTTTGAAAACTTTTTGGAACCCCGCATCGAACTTTCGCCGGAAATGGAAAGCGACCTGGAGCCGGTAATTCGCCTGTTGGTTAAAAACCGCTGGCCGTTTCGCCTGCATGCAACCTACGGAGAATCTATAGACCGTATGTTAAATGTATTTGAAAAAGTTAATAAAGAAATACCATTTAACGGTTTAAGGTGGTTCTTCGATCACGCAGAAACGATAACCGATGCTGAGCTGGCGCGTGTTAAAGCATTGGGTGGTGGAGTGGCCGTGCAGTTTCGCATGTACTACCAGGGCGAACTTTATACCAAAATGTACGGCCTGCCTAAAACGCAATTGCCGCCCATCAAAAAAATGCTGGCCATGGGCATCCCGGTAGGTATGGGCACCGATGCCCCCCGCATTTCTACTTATAACCCGTGGATGGCCCTGCATTGGTTACTGACCGGTAAAACCATCGGCGCACTGCAATTTTGGCCAAAAGATCAGGTGCTGGATAAGTTTACAGCATTAAAGCTATACACCGCTGGCAGTGCCTGGTGCTCAGGCGAGCAGGATGTAAAAGGCAAATTGATCAAAGGCATGTATGCCGATATGGTTATCCTTTCTGATGATTATTTTTCTGCCAATCCTGATAAGGTAAAACACATTACCTCTTTAATGACCGTAGTTAATGGTAAGGTGGTTTACGCCGCTGGCCCTTATAAAAACCTGTGCCCTCCCTTAAACAAAGCTATGCCTAATTGGTCGCCGGTTAATTACTATGGCGGCTATCAAAAATAA
- a CDS encoding DUF421 domain-containing protein, translated as MKLDWHNLLLSDLDLSFAFEIVLRTLVMFAFILILLRLSGKKGVRQLSIFEVAIIIALGSAAGDPMFSKEAALLPSLLVFAVILIFYRLLTYFAAKSERFESILEGEPMYIIENGMFTLQEESDNTFAKDEFFAEMRAQSIEHVGQVRTALLETNGQVSFFFYEDNEVKFGLPVLPKPYNQRSKKNIAQKDIYACGICAATEEKVAAGKCKRCGNEEWVTAISNRRIA; from the coding sequence ATGAAACTCGACTGGCATAACCTTTTATTGAGCGATTTAGATTTGAGCTTTGCTTTTGAAATTGTATTGCGCACCTTGGTTATGTTTGCTTTTATACTTATCCTGCTGCGCTTATCGGGCAAGAAAGGGGTACGGCAATTAAGCATATTTGAAGTAGCCATTATTATTGCATTGGGTTCGGCCGCAGGCGATCCCATGTTTAGCAAAGAAGCTGCTTTGCTGCCATCGCTCCTGGTATTTGCGGTAATACTTATTTTTTACAGGTTACTTACTTATTTTGCTGCCAAGAGTGAACGTTTTGAAAGTATACTGGAGGGTGAGCCGATGTACATTATTGAAAATGGCATGTTTACCTTGCAAGAAGAAAGCGATAACACCTTTGCCAAAGATGAGTTTTTTGCCGAAATGCGAGCTCAAAGCATTGAGCATGTTGGCCAGGTACGTACAGCACTGCTGGAAACTAACGGACAGGTAAGTTTCTTTTTTTATGAAGATAATGAAGTAAAGTTTGGTTTACCGGTACTTCCTAAACCATATAACCAACGCTCAAAAAAAAACATTGCACAAAAAGACATTTACGCTTGTGGTATATGTGCCGCTACCGAAGAAAAAGTTGCCGCCGGCAAATGTAAAAGATGCGGAAATGAAGAGTGGGTAACGGCTATATCAAATCGTAGGATAGCATAA
- a CDS encoding ATP-binding protein — translation MKLTVPALSVLFSLIVFSLPQTFAQKRGQAEIDSLKNELVKAREDSTRLNLLCNIANAYSPAGQVTLAMKYVNEAEALSKRLNWKKGKFKWLYASAVANYYAANISVAIARFEQVGALADTLHLETQKHLINSYIASCFIGTGKYDEALKRIEANEPYLRKTRNNKILANDLLLKGGIYVKKAQYSEAIKYLNQALGYAKAAKNLPVIFAIHLNIAEAYVMSKNYQKALLICSQTEKMLKGYETWPQYTHFLAIRAMANQATGNYNKAIEDGLLIVKIGIAKSNQAELMQAYMNLAGIYAKLKDYEKAATNYKHALTAAKKIKQVSAAYLSGLNATIAQNLIEVEQYDQAVAYSKQAVTDALDMPTKINTLNALAWTYYKAKNYEQALINIKEAARLETDNKLKITGIYGTMGTIIRDAPDKTLLAAGIKPGERDMLMIKYLNIGWNESFESGNASSMENAHRELSLAYEKLHDYRAAFTHYKRYRDMADSLDNITKKTDTKQKIARFEYEKREDSLKYVQRLATQRLNEQMKLQKAEIKSKKYQSYFYMGGLATLVVLSGFIGLNYYNQRKANVLINQANADLNNKQEEITAQRDQLAEAITELKAAQTQLVQSEKMASLGELTAGIAHEIQNPLNFVNNFSEVSTEMLTELNDELVKGDIAEAQYLATELKEALEKINYHGKRADSIVKGMLEHSRASNGQKEPTDINKLTDEYLRLAYHGLRAKDKTFNADLITNFADDLPMANMIPQEMGRVMLNLFNNAFYAVHQKQKNIGGNYKPVVEVSTTLNNNLLQIIVKDNGTGIPDDIKDKIMQPFFTTKPTGQGTGLGLSLSYDVVVKVHGGKIAVDSIPGEQTTFIVSLPV, via the coding sequence ATGAAACTAACCGTACCTGCCCTATCAGTACTATTTTCTTTAATAGTTTTTTCACTCCCACAAACGTTTGCTCAAAAACGTGGACAGGCCGAAATTGATTCGCTTAAAAACGAATTGGTTAAAGCACGCGAAGATAGCACCCGCTTAAATTTATTATGCAATATTGCTAATGCCTACTCGCCGGCAGGACAGGTTACGCTGGCCATGAAATATGTGAACGAGGCCGAGGCGCTCAGTAAACGCCTTAACTGGAAAAAAGGTAAGTTTAAATGGCTCTATGCATCGGCTGTAGCCAATTATTACGCAGCAAATATCAGCGTTGCTATTGCACGGTTTGAGCAGGTTGGTGCACTTGCCGACACTTTGCATCTTGAAACTCAAAAACATCTTATTAATAGCTATATAGCTTCTTGCTTTATAGGCACAGGCAAATATGATGAAGCGCTTAAACGTATTGAAGCCAACGAGCCTTATTTGAGAAAAACCCGAAATAACAAAATTCTGGCTAACGACCTTTTGCTTAAAGGCGGTATTTATGTAAAAAAAGCCCAATATAGCGAGGCTATTAAATATCTTAACCAAGCCCTTGGTTATGCCAAAGCGGCCAAAAATTTACCGGTAATATTTGCCATCCATCTTAATATTGCCGAGGCTTATGTAATGAGCAAAAATTACCAGAAAGCATTGTTGATTTGCAGCCAAACCGAAAAAATGCTGAAAGGCTATGAAACGTGGCCTCAATACACACATTTTTTGGCTATACGGGCAATGGCCAATCAGGCAACAGGTAACTACAATAAGGCAATTGAGGACGGATTGCTGATAGTTAAAATTGGCATAGCAAAAAGTAACCAGGCCGAGCTGATGCAGGCTTACATGAACCTTGCAGGTATTTATGCTAAACTAAAAGATTATGAAAAAGCTGCTACAAATTATAAACACGCATTAACAGCTGCAAAAAAAATCAAACAGGTTTCGGCGGCGTATCTGAGCGGTTTAAATGCTACCATTGCGCAAAATCTTATCGAAGTGGAGCAATATGATCAGGCGGTGGCTTACAGTAAACAAGCGGTTACTGATGCGCTTGATATGCCAACTAAAATTAATACCCTCAACGCACTTGCATGGACTTATTATAAAGCAAAAAATTACGAGCAAGCCCTCATCAATATTAAAGAGGCAGCCAGGCTCGAAACTGATAACAAACTAAAAATTACTGGAATTTATGGCACCATGGGAACTATCATTCGGGATGCCCCGGATAAAACATTATTAGCTGCTGGGATAAAGCCAGGCGAACGTGATATGCTAATGATCAAGTATTTAAACATTGGTTGGAATGAAAGTTTTGAATCGGGCAATGCCAGTTCCATGGAGAATGCTCATCGGGAGTTAAGTTTGGCTTATGAGAAGTTACATGATTACCGGGCTGCATTTACTCACTATAAGCGGTATCGCGATATGGCCGATAGTTTAGATAACATCACGAAAAAAACTGATACTAAACAAAAAATTGCCCGGTTTGAATACGAAAAACGTGAAGACTCATTAAAATACGTTCAACGCTTGGCTACGCAACGCCTTAACGAGCAAATGAAGTTGCAAAAAGCCGAAATTAAATCAAAAAAGTATCAGAGCTATTTTTACATGGGAGGTTTGGCCACTTTGGTGGTTCTATCGGGCTTTATTGGGTTAAACTACTATAATCAGCGTAAAGCAAATGTTTTAATAAACCAGGCGAATGCTGACTTAAACAACAAACAGGAAGAAATTACCGCCCAGCGCGACCAGTTGGCCGAAGCAATTACCGAGCTTAAGGCAGCACAAACCCAGCTTGTGCAGTCAGAGAAAATGGCTTCATTGGGTGAACTTACCGCCGGTATTGCCCACGAAATTCAAAACCCTCTCAACTTTGTAAATAACTTTTCGGAAGTAAGTACCGAAATGTTGACCGAACTAAATGACGAGTTGGTGAAAGGTGACATAGCCGAAGCTCAATACCTGGCTACAGAATTAAAAGAAGCATTAGAAAAAATAAATTATCACGGTAAACGTGCCGACAGCATTGTAAAGGGCATGCTTGAACACAGCCGCGCCTCAAACGGACAGAAAGAACCTACCGACATTAATAAACTGACCGATGAGTACCTGCGTTTGGCTTATCATGGATTGCGGGCAAAAGATAAAACCTTTAACGCCGACCTCATTACAAATTTTGCTGATGACCTGCCCATGGCCAATATGATACCGCAGGAAATGGGCCGGGTGATGCTCAATCTGTTCAATAATGCTTTTTACGCCGTACACCAAAAGCAAAAAAATATTGGTGGCAATTACAAGCCCGTGGTAGAAGTAAGTACAACTTTAAATAATAATCTATTACAAATCATCGTAAAAGATAATGGTACCGGTATACCTGATGATATTAAAGACAAAATTATGCAACCGTTTTTTACCACCAAACCTACCGGACAAGGTACCGGCTTAGGTCTTTCGCTGAGTTATGATGTTGTGGTGAAAGTACACGGCGGCAAAATAGCTGTTGATAGCATACCTGGCGAGCAAACTACATTTATTGTGAGTTTGCCGGTTTGA
- a CDS encoding AAA domain-containing protein — protein sequence MSDYFKNLAALLDVERQADETSFASLTNGVGTAQRRELGLCWYPIAIRNTEPVRGDYINVEVERTTHKELSHQIRFGSSVALFSNHNPQDRVRGTVTYLGSDRMKVTLLTEELPDWASDGKLGIDLLFDAYSYDEMKQALKTAEKLDSHLIKVLTGQESPVTANVPYLNAALNASQNNAVAHILGSQDLAIVHGPPGTGKTTTLVAAIKAVVERNDEQVLVVAPSNTAVDLLSEKLTDAGLNVLRIGNPVRVSERLQQLTLDNKVAAHIQSKEIKKLRKQAAEYKNMAHKYKRSFGKAERDQRKALFNEAHRIMKDVTQIEEYIAGDVISKTQVITATLVGANHYSISKLNFKTVFIDEAGQALEPATWIPILKAQRVILAGDHLQLPPTVKSSQSALTITLLQKCVALHPEAVTLLQEQYRMNSQIMNFSSRRFYENRLIAHPSVANRMLWEGDKPFTFIDTAGAGYDENADGTSTVNPEEAAFVVRHIAAQNYIGRSVAVIAPYKQQVVLLAELLAGTGIEVNTVDGFQGQERDVVYISLTRSNSDGTIGFLVDYRRMNVAITRARMKLIIIGDSATLGQDPFYKELLAYAEEVGGYKSVWEYQD from the coding sequence ATGAGTGATTATTTTAAAAACCTTGCTGCCCTGCTCGATGTGGAACGCCAGGCCGACGAAACTTCTTTTGCCAGTCTTACAAACGGGGTTGGCACTGCGCAACGCCGCGAACTGGGTTTGTGCTGGTACCCGATAGCCATTCGTAATACCGAACCGGTGCGTGGCGATTACATCAACGTTGAAGTTGAACGCACTACGCATAAAGAACTGTCTCACCAAATCCGTTTTGGTAGTTCGGTAGCATTATTCTCCAACCATAACCCCCAAGATAGGGTAAGGGGCACGGTAACCTATTTAGGTTCCGACCGGATGAAAGTAACCCTGCTTACCGAAGAACTACCCGATTGGGCCAGCGACGGTAAGCTGGGCATAGACCTGCTGTTTGATGCTTACAGCTACGACGAGATGAAGCAGGCCTTAAAAACTGCAGAAAAGCTCGATTCGCACCTAATTAAGGTACTTACCGGGCAGGAAAGCCCAGTAACTGCGAATGTGCCTTATCTTAATGCTGCGCTGAATGCATCACAAAATAATGCTGTTGCCCATATTTTAGGTTCTCAGGATTTAGCCATAGTACATGGCCCGCCCGGAACGGGTAAAACCACTACGCTGGTGGCCGCAATAAAAGCAGTTGTTGAGCGCAATGATGAACAAGTGCTGGTGGTAGCACCCAGCAACACTGCCGTTGATTTGCTGAGTGAAAAACTTACTGATGCCGGTTTGAATGTACTGCGCATAGGCAACCCGGTAAGGGTAAGCGAACGCCTGCAACAACTCACGCTTGATAATAAAGTTGCTGCGCACATACAAAGCAAAGAAATAAAGAAACTGCGTAAACAGGCTGCCGAGTACAAAAACATGGCGCACAAATACAAACGTAGTTTTGGCAAAGCCGAGCGCGATCAGCGCAAAGCCCTCTTTAACGAGGCGCATCGTATCATGAAAGACGTAACTCAAATTGAAGAGTACATTGCCGGCGATGTGATCAGCAAAACGCAGGTAATTACGGCTACCTTGGTAGGAGCCAATCATTACAGCATTAGTAAACTCAACTTTAAAACGGTTTTTATTGACGAAGCAGGTCAGGCCCTTGAACCAGCTACCTGGATACCGATACTAAAAGCCCAGCGTGTTATTTTAGCGGGCGACCACCTGCAATTGCCCCCAACCGTAAAATCGAGCCAAAGTGCATTAACCATTACCCTGCTCCAAAAATGCGTTGCCCTGCATCCCGAAGCTGTTACGCTGTTACAAGAACAGTACCGGATGAATAGCCAGATCATGAATTTTTCGTCGCGCAGGTTTTATGAAAATAGGCTCATAGCGCACCCATCGGTTGCCAACCGAATGTTATGGGAGGGCGATAAACCGTTTACCTTTATTGATACCGCCGGAGCAGGGTATGATGAAAACGCCGATGGCACCAGCACGGTAAACCCCGAGGAAGCAGCATTTGTAGTACGGCATATAGCTGCCCAAAACTATATTGGCCGTAGCGTTGCTGTAATAGCGCCGTACAAACAGCAGGTTGTATTATTAGCCGAATTGCTGGCCGGTACCGGCATCGAGGTAAATACGGTCGACGGTTTTCAGGGGCAGGAGCGTGATGTGGTTTATATATCGCTAACCCGGAGTAACAGCGATGGAACAATAGGCTTCCTGGTTGATTATCGCCGGATGAACGTAGCCATAACGCGTGCCCGTATGAAACTTATTATTATTGGCGACAGCGCCACTTTAGGGCAAGACCCTTTTTATAAAGAATTGTTAGCCTATGCCGAAGAAGTTGGCGGTTACAAAAGCGTGTGGGAATATCAAGATTGA
- a CDS encoding alpha/beta fold hydrolase translates to MKTITQIKHVLVTLLLTALVGNVLAAVSAANPPSNFKHQYATVNKVKIHYVIGGKGEPLLLIHGFGQNWYMWNRLLPELSKHFTVIAPDLRGVGESGKPAGGYDKKNMAVDMHELTQKLGYKQVNVVGHDIGLMVAYAYAAQFPDDVKKLALLDALLPGIEPVWSQVKAQAWWFGFFAQPHAGELVSGKVGLFLTDFWPVVGFQKKAFTAAERAEFIRAYSVPGATTGAFHWFGYFNQDAKDNIEFAKQKIKMPVLTMGSDHFAGPFLATHTKLVATNVQESVIKDSGHWVVQENTPQVKKDLLAFLLK, encoded by the coding sequence ATGAAAACAATAACTCAAATCAAACATGTATTAGTTACCCTGCTCTTAACAGCATTAGTGGGTAATGTACTGGCAGCAGTTAGCGCAGCTAATCCTCCATCAAATTTCAAGCATCAATATGCCACTGTAAACAAGGTCAAAATTCATTATGTAATTGGCGGTAAAGGCGAGCCATTGCTGCTCATACACGGCTTTGGGCAAAACTGGTATATGTGGAACAGGCTACTGCCCGAATTGTCAAAACACTTCACGGTTATAGCGCCAGATCTGCGCGGCGTTGGTGAGTCGGGAAAACCAGCCGGAGGTTATGACAAAAAGAATATGGCTGTAGATATGCATGAGCTAACACAGAAATTAGGTTACAAGCAGGTTAATGTTGTAGGCCATGATATTGGTTTAATGGTAGCCTACGCCTATGCTGCCCAGTTTCCGGATGATGTTAAAAAACTTGCCTTACTGGATGCTTTACTACCCGGTATAGAGCCGGTTTGGAGCCAGGTAAAAGCACAGGCCTGGTGGTTTGGTTTTTTTGCCCAGCCGCATGCAGGCGAACTGGTTTCAGGTAAAGTAGGGCTATTCCTGACAGATTTTTGGCCGGTAGTGGGTTTTCAAAAAAAAGCCTTCACTGCGGCTGAACGTGCTGAATTTATACGTGCCTATTCCGTTCCTGGTGCTACCACGGGTGCTTTTCACTGGTTTGGTTACTTTAACCAGGACGCTAAGGATAATATAGAATTTGCTAAGCAAAAAATAAAAATGCCCGTGCTGACTATGGGGTCTGATCACTTTGCGGGTCCTTTCCTGGCTACACATACAAAATTGGTGGCAACCAATGTGCAGGAATCTGTAATAAAAGATTCGGGGCACTGGGTGGTACAAGAAAACACACCACAAGTTAAAAAGGACTTGCTGGCATTCTTGCTTAAATAA
- a CDS encoding alpha/beta hydrolase — MKNINSKIIVFITGAFVSSDCWTEWKSYFEQRGYQTLAPAWPFKDAPACTLRQRHPDADVAGQRLDKLTAYFRNIVRSLPEKPILIGHSMGGLITQLLIQDGLAAAGIAIHSLQPKGVFTFKYSFYKAGWPALGFFTNTGKTYLMSFPEWQYAFTNGMPFEAQKEAYYNLLVPESKLLIRDATTDAAKIDFSQPHAPLLFVAGSDDRFIPPSLNRTNYRKYNDSTSVTDYKEFADRNHFVLGQPGWQEIADYIINWLN; from the coding sequence ATGAAAAATATCAATTCAAAAATCATTGTTTTTATTACCGGCGCTTTTGTGAGCAGCGATTGCTGGACCGAATGGAAAAGCTATTTTGAACAGCGCGGCTATCAAACCTTAGCCCCGGCATGGCCATTTAAAGATGCCCCTGCCTGTACATTGCGCCAGCGCCATCCTGATGCAGATGTAGCCGGCCAGCGCCTTGATAAACTAACAGCTTATTTTAGAAATATTGTAAGATCCCTGCCCGAAAAACCGATCCTGATCGGGCATTCAATGGGCGGTCTTATTACACAATTGTTAATTCAGGATGGATTGGCAGCGGCGGGGATAGCAATACATTCCCTCCAGCCAAAAGGAGTATTTACATTTAAATACTCCTTTTACAAAGCAGGTTGGCCAGCGCTGGGCTTCTTTACCAATACCGGTAAAACCTATCTGATGTCCTTCCCCGAATGGCAGTACGCATTTACCAATGGAATGCCATTCGAGGCTCAAAAGGAGGCCTACTATAATTTGCTTGTTCCTGAGTCCAAGTTGCTCATTCGCGATGCTACAACCGATGCTGCTAAAATAGATTTTTCACAGCCACATGCCCCCCTATTGTTTGTAGCTGGCAGCGATGATCGTTTTATCCCGCCATCGCTGAATCGTACTAATTATCGCAAATACAACGATTCCACTTCGGTGACCGATTACAAAGAATTTGCTGACCGAAACCATTTTGTGCTTGGTCAACCTGGCTGGCAGGAGATCGCTGATTACATCATCAACTGGCTAAATTAA